The following are encoded in a window of Thermostichus vulcanus str. 'Rupite' genomic DNA:
- a CDS encoding phosphoketolase family protein: MVLAEQLSTKPLSADQLQKIDAYWRAANYLSVGQIYLMDNPLLREPLKLEHVKPRLLGHWGTTPGLNFIYVHLNRIIKRDHLNILYITGPGHGGPGLVANTYLEGTYSEVYPNIGQDTEGLRKLFKQFSFPGGIPSHVAPETPGSIHEGGELGYALSHAFGAAFDNPDLLVACVVGDGEAETGPLATSWHSNKFLNPIHDGAVLPILHLNGYKIANPTILARLSREELQSLFVGYGYKPYFVEGSDPAEMHQLMAATLDTVIHEIQEIQHNARSKGDPTRPQWPMIILRTPKGWTGPKEVDGKKTEDFWRSHQVPLAEVASKPEYLQILENWMRSYKPEELFDENGRLIPELQELAPQGEKRMGALPHANGGLLTRDLKMPDFRRYAVPVPHPGTTEAEATRIMGQFLRDVMKLNQDQRNFRIFGPDETASNRWNAVFEASDRTWVAETYDYDEHLSPDGRVMEILSEHTCQGWLEGYLLTGRHGFFSCYEAFIHLVDSMFNQHAKWLKTTRHIPWRRPIPSLNYLLTSHVWRQDHNGFSHQDPGFLDHVVNKKADVIRVYLPPDANTLLSVTDHCLRSRHYVNVVVAGKQPALQYLDMDAAIKHCTQGLGIWEWASNDQGSEPDVVMACCGDVPTMETLAAVDFLRQHLPDIKIRVVNVVNLMKLQPPGEHPHSISDVDYASIFTPDKPIVFAFHGYPWLIHRLTYRRPNHNNLHVRGYKEEGTTTTPFDMCVLNEVDRFSLADDVLDRVDRFKYERAHIKQIIHNKFVEHKQYIHQYGEDMPEVRNWKWPY; this comes from the coding sequence ATGGTTCTGGCAGAACAGCTCTCAACAAAACCCCTTAGCGCTGACCAACTGCAGAAAATCGATGCCTACTGGCGGGCTGCCAACTACTTGTCCGTCGGTCAAATTTACCTCATGGATAATCCCCTCTTGCGGGAGCCTCTCAAACTGGAGCACGTCAAGCCGCGCCTGTTGGGGCACTGGGGCACCACACCGGGACTGAACTTCATCTACGTCCATCTCAACCGCATCATCAAACGGGATCACCTCAACATTCTCTACATCACCGGCCCCGGACATGGTGGGCCCGGCTTGGTGGCCAATACCTATCTGGAAGGCACCTACAGCGAGGTGTATCCAAACATCGGCCAAGATACAGAAGGACTGCGCAAACTCTTCAAGCAGTTCTCCTTCCCCGGCGGGATCCCGAGCCATGTTGCCCCCGAAACCCCCGGCTCCATTCACGAAGGGGGGGAATTGGGCTACGCCCTTTCTCATGCCTTTGGGGCAGCCTTCGATAACCCCGACTTGCTGGTGGCTTGTGTGGTGGGGGATGGCGAAGCGGAAACCGGCCCTCTGGCCACCTCCTGGCACTCCAACAAATTCCTTAACCCGATCCACGATGGCGCAGTGCTGCCGATTTTGCACCTGAACGGCTACAAGATCGCCAATCCCACGATTTTGGCCCGTCTCAGCCGGGAGGAGTTGCAAAGCCTGTTTGTGGGGTACGGTTACAAGCCCTACTTTGTGGAAGGGTCGGATCCGGCGGAAATGCACCAACTGATGGCCGCCACCCTGGATACCGTTATCCATGAAATCCAGGAGATCCAGCACAACGCCCGCAGCAAAGGGGATCCCACTCGTCCGCAATGGCCGATGATCATCCTGAGAACCCCGAAAGGATGGACAGGCCCGAAAGAAGTGGACGGCAAAAAAACCGAAGATTTCTGGCGCTCTCACCAAGTGCCCCTGGCGGAAGTGGCCTCCAAGCCCGAGTATCTGCAAATACTGGAAAACTGGATGCGCAGCTACAAGCCGGAAGAACTCTTCGATGAAAACGGTCGCCTCATCCCCGAGTTGCAAGAACTGGCACCCCAAGGGGAAAAGCGCATGGGAGCACTGCCCCACGCCAACGGTGGTCTGCTGACGCGAGATTTGAAAATGCCGGATTTCCGTCGTTATGCTGTGCCTGTGCCTCATCCCGGTACTACTGAAGCAGAAGCCACTCGCATCATGGGGCAGTTTTTGCGGGATGTGATGAAGCTGAACCAAGATCAGCGCAACTTCCGCATCTTTGGCCCGGACGAAACCGCCTCCAACCGCTGGAATGCAGTGTTTGAAGCCAGCGACCGCACCTGGGTGGCAGAAACCTACGACTACGACGAGCATCTCTCCCCCGATGGGCGGGTGATGGAGATCCTGAGTGAGCATACCTGTCAGGGCTGGCTGGAGGGCTACCTGTTAACAGGGCGACACGGCTTTTTCTCCTGCTACGAAGCCTTTATCCACCTAGTGGATTCCATGTTCAATCAGCACGCCAAATGGCTGAAAACCACCCGACATATTCCCTGGCGGCGACCGATCCCCTCCCTCAACTACCTGCTCACCTCCCATGTGTGGCGGCAGGATCACAATGGATTTAGCCACCAGGATCCCGGCTTTTTGGATCATGTGGTTAACAAAAAAGCCGATGTGATTCGGGTGTATCTGCCCCCCGATGCCAATACCCTGCTCTCGGTAACCGATCACTGTCTGCGCAGTCGCCACTATGTGAACGTGGTGGTGGCAGGTAAACAACCGGCCCTGCAATATCTGGATATGGATGCAGCCATTAAGCACTGCACCCAAGGTCTGGGCATTTGGGAATGGGCCAGCAACGATCAAGGCTCAGAGCCGGATGTGGTCATGGCTTGCTGTGGCGATGTCCCAACGATGGAAACCTTGGCGGCGGTAGACTTCTTGCGGCAGCACCTGCCGGATATCAAGATTCGGGTGGTGAATGTGGTCAACCTGATGAAGTTGCAACCCCCCGGTGAGCACCCCCACAGCATTAGCGATGTGGATTACGCCAGCATCTTCACTCCCGATAAGCCGATTGTGTTTGCCTTCCACGGCTATCCCTGGTTAATCCACCGCCTCACCTACCGCCGTCCCAACCACAACAACCTGCACGTGCGCGGTTACAAGGAGGAAGGCACCACCACCACACCGTTTGATATGTGTGTCCTCAACGAGGTGGATCGCTTTAGCCTGGCAGATGACGTGTTGGATCGGGTGGATCGCTTCAAATACGAGCGGGCCCATATCAAGCAGATCATCCACAACAAGTTTGTCGAGCACAAGCAATACATCCACCAGTACGGAGAAGACATGCCGGAGGTGCGCAACTGGAAATGGCCCTATTGA
- the mraY gene encoding phospho-N-acetylmuramoyl-pentapeptide-transferase: MLLSLGLGLVLTGLLAGVRPWVLVPFGVSVVASMVLGSLLIPWLQRWKAGQVIRQEGPQSHLKKAGTPTMGGISFLPVGLLVALGWTGWDPQVLAVAGLTLAYGFVGWLDDWQVIRQQSNKGLSPQQKLFLQLGIAAVFCGYLAWQGIPTGLTVPGLGRLPLGGLFWPLAVFVLVGTNNAVNLTDGMDGLAAGVVAILLFGLGLIQADPQLSLLAFGLSGACLGFLAHNHHKARVFMGDTGSLGLGGALAGLALLGDQLWALAWMGGVLVVEALSVIVQVSYFKYSKRKTGEGKRLLRMSPLHHHLELGGWSEVQVVGSLYGITALLVGLGWAWWHWAGV, from the coding sequence ATGCTGCTCTCCTTGGGGTTGGGCTTGGTGCTCACGGGCCTGTTGGCGGGAGTACGCCCCTGGGTGCTTGTCCCCTTTGGGGTGAGTGTGGTGGCCTCTATGGTATTGGGATCCCTGTTGATCCCTTGGTTGCAACGGTGGAAAGCGGGGCAGGTGATTCGCCAGGAAGGGCCACAATCGCACCTAAAAAAGGCGGGTACGCCGACCATGGGGGGGATCAGTTTTCTCCCGGTGGGGCTGCTGGTGGCTTTGGGGTGGACGGGATGGGATCCCCAGGTGCTGGCGGTTGCCGGGCTCACTTTGGCCTATGGCTTTGTCGGTTGGCTGGATGATTGGCAGGTGATTCGCCAGCAATCCAACAAGGGATTATCTCCCCAGCAAAAGCTGTTTTTGCAATTGGGGATCGCAGCTGTCTTTTGTGGATACTTGGCCTGGCAAGGGATCCCTACTGGGCTGACGGTACCGGGGCTAGGCCGGCTCCCGTTGGGTGGGCTGTTTTGGCCGCTGGCGGTGTTTGTGCTGGTGGGCACCAATAACGCCGTCAACCTGACGGATGGCATGGATGGGTTGGCGGCAGGGGTAGTGGCGATTTTGCTGTTTGGGCTGGGGCTGATCCAGGCGGATCCGCAGTTATCGCTGCTGGCTTTTGGGTTGAGCGGCGCCTGTTTGGGGTTTCTTGCCCACAACCACCACAAGGCAAGGGTCTTCATGGGCGATACCGGATCCCTGGGTTTGGGAGGAGCGCTAGCGGGTTTGGCGCTGCTCGGGGATCAACTGTGGGCCTTGGCCTGGATGGGGGGCGTGCTCGTGGTGGAGGCGCTGTCGGTGATTGTGCAGGTGAGCTACTTCAAATACAGCAAACGCAAAACAGGGGAAGGGAAACGTCTGCTGCGCATGTCCCCGCTCCATCATCATCTGGAATTGGGGGGCTGGTCTGAGGTACAGGTGGTTGGATCCCTGTATGGGATCACGGCGCTGTTGGTGGGGTTAGGCTGGGCCTGGTGGCATTGGGCCGGGGTTTGA
- a CDS encoding hemolysin XhlA family protein yields the protein MSEPTLQELKELILAMDKKIDVQYQELDKKFDLQYQRLDQKMEVGFRDLHAQIDGVRAEIKQVETRLEGKIQQVETRLEGDLKRVEEKLTEKIDGLGKRLDFQEFISRGAILTLVGGVLTGFVKFLFFSNS from the coding sequence ATGAGCGAGCCGACTTTACAGGAACTGAAAGAGCTTATCCTCGCTATGGATAAGAAGATTGATGTCCAATACCAGGAGCTAGATAAGAAATTTGACTTGCAGTATCAGAGGCTTGACCAAAAAATGGAAGTAGGTTTCCGAGACCTACATGCCCAGATAGATGGGGTTAGAGCTGAGATCAAGCAAGTAGAAACCCGCCTAGAAGGGAAAATCCAGCAGGTGGAAACTCGTCTGGAAGGAGACCTGAAGCGTGTCGAAGAAAAGTTGACCGAGAAAATAGATGGTTTGGGAAAACGCCTGGATTTTCAAGAATTCATCAGCCGTGGGGCAATATTGACCTTAGTGGGAGGGGTATTAACTGGGTTTGTGAAGTTTCTCTTCTTTTCCAATTCTTAA